One window from the genome of Macrobrachium nipponense isolate FS-2020 chromosome 49, ASM1510439v2, whole genome shotgun sequence encodes:
- the LOC135205289 gene encoding DNA translocase FtsK-like, with the protein MKAVVLLMLIGLASCRADFIRNSDRDVEVKYKFDDDYDREVEVDFDDRPAAILRPLVVPVVQRRPETVHRFVQVSAAPAPQFRTRVVPVAAPPAAAQVLTEAAPVQIVASQPQVFTQPQQIVPVAPQATVQVLASQPQVFTQPQQIVPVVPQAPVFVQDRVVPVVSAPRNDVVTQYVRAEHVPVVPAPSVPIVTPPRATFVAERRDIFRPRDDSSEK; encoded by the exons GTAGTGTTACTGATGCTCATTGGTCTCGCCAGCTGCCGCGCTGATTTCATAAGAAATTCTGACAGGGATGTGGAGGTCAAATACAA GTTTGACGACGACTACGACAGGGAAGTCGAAGTCGATTTCGACGACAGACCCGCAGCGATTTTGAGGCCCCTCGTAGTTCCAGTCGTCCAGCGCCGCCCAGAGACCGTCCACCGATTCGTCCAGGTCAGTGCTGCTCCAGCCCCACAGTTCAGAACAAGAGTCGTCCCAGTGGCTGCTCCACCCGCAGCTGCCCAGGTGCTTACTGAAGCAGCACCCGTCCAGATCGTGGCTTCTCAGCCCCAAGTCTTCACCCAGCCTCAGCAGATTGTTCCCGTGGCCCCACAGGCAACCGTCCAGGTCTTGGCTTCTCAGCCCCAAGTCTTCACTCAGCCTCAGCAGATTGTTCCCGTAGTCCCTCAGGCTCCAGTCTTCGTCCAGGACCGAGTCGTCCCAGTGGTTTCCGCTCCAAGGAACGATGTTGTCACCCAGTACGTTAGAGCCGAGCATGTTCCAGTGGTTCCAGCTCCTAGCGTGCCCATCGTGACTCCCCCTAGGGCTACTTTTGTCGCAGAAAGGAGGGATATCTTTAGGCCCAGGGACGACAGCAGCGAGAAATAG